The following are from one region of the Staphylococcus schleiferi genome:
- the opp3b gene encoding oligopeptide ABC transporter permease has protein sequence MLRYTLKRLLYMVISLFIIITITFFLMKLMPGSPFNDEKLSDEQKTILNEKYGLNEPLPVQYANYMKNVVKGDFGNSFQYDNQPVWDLIKPRLVPSLQMGLFAMVIGVIAGVILGVVAATRQNTWVDYLATFISVIAISVPSFVLAVLLQYIFAVRLQWFPVAGWEGISTAILPSLALSAVVLATVARYIRAEMIEVLSSDYILLARAKGNSTSRVLFGHALRNALIPVITILVPMLAGILTGTLTIENNFGVPGLGDQFVRSITTNDFSVIMAITLLFSTLFIVSIFIVDVLYGLIDPRIRLQGGKK, from the coding sequence ATGCTTAGATATACATTAAAACGTTTATTGTATATGGTCATTTCATTGTTTATCATTATTACCATTACATTTTTCTTAATGAAATTAATGCCTGGTTCTCCATTTAATGATGAAAAATTAAGTGACGAGCAAAAAACAATATTGAACGAAAAATATGGACTTAATGAGCCATTACCAGTTCAATATGCGAACTATATGAAAAATGTTGTCAAAGGAGATTTTGGTAACTCTTTCCAATACGATAATCAGCCTGTTTGGGATTTAATCAAACCAAGATTAGTGCCCTCATTGCAAATGGGGCTTTTTGCAATGGTAATAGGTGTCATCGCAGGTGTCATCCTAGGGGTTGTAGCGGCCACCCGGCAAAATACGTGGGTTGACTATTTAGCAACCTTTATTTCGGTTATTGCGATATCTGTGCCATCTTTCGTATTGGCAGTCTTACTACAATATATCTTTGCCGTACGTTTACAATGGTTTCCTGTTGCGGGGTGGGAAGGTATTTCCACAGCTATATTACCGTCGTTGGCTTTATCAGCTGTTGTTTTAGCAACAGTCGCACGTTATATTCGAGCAGAAATGATAGAAGTGTTGAGTTCAGACTACATATTACTTGCCCGAGCAAAAGGGAACTCAACTTCAAGAGTATTATTTGGTCATGCATTAAGAAATGCATTGATTCCAGTTATTACTATTCTTGTACCGATGCTAGCGGGTATTCTCACAGGAACATTAACAATTGAAAATAATTTTGGTGTACCTGGATTAGGGGACCAATTCGTTCGATCAATTACGACAAATGACTTTTCTGTCATTATGGCGATTACATTATTATTTAGTACATTATTCATCGTCTCTATTTTCATTGTCGATGTTTTATATGGCTTAATTGATCCACGAATTCGTTTGCAAGGAGGTAAGAAATGA
- a CDS encoding DUF3899 domain-containing protein, producing MRRINKNALIYILFTPIASLVIWLLSTHTWTHFINIFFTITIMVAILLFTFLIIQEGILDVTSYGFRKFRYQMMRKKNRSRFEDDAFFNPKHAKKSEYFVSPWIMPALLIHVVYFVIAIILAYLA from the coding sequence ATGAGACGTATAAACAAAAATGCTTTAATTTATATCTTATTTACACCAATCGCAAGTTTGGTCATATGGCTTTTATCCACCCATACATGGACACACTTCATCAATATCTTCTTCACCATAACAATCATGGTCGCGATATTACTATTCACTTTTTTAATTATTCAAGAAGGCATACTCGATGTCACAAGTTATGGATTTAGAAAGTTCCGTTATCAAATGATGCGTAAAAAGAATCGCTCACGCTTTGAAGATGATGCTTTTTTTAATCCAAAGCATGCTAAAAAGTCGGAATACTTTGTATCACCTTGGATTATGCCTGCGCTTCTTATTCATGTCGTTTACTTTGTCATCGCTATTATACTCGCATATCTCGCATAA